gataAAGCAGTGTGGTCACTTGTTCTAACAAGTGTTCTTAAAGCCTATAATGAAAATTTTTTTGATATTGTTCAGATTCATACTGCATTGTAAATTTCAGTTATATTAATTCAGTATTTCCCTGGCTTCCTCTCTCATCCAACTGAGCCTTTTCAGAACATTTCAGCTCATAGGAAATTTGCTCTCATATTTTAAATCCTCTTGCTTTATTAACATCCATTTTAAGAAACATAAGTGCAAGCTCTGCTAAGCTCAAAGATGCTCATTTTTGCCACCCCTGCTACAGAGTTTCATTTAAATCACTGCTGACCTATTGAACTTTGAATGCCTGCAACATAGCAGCTAGAGGCCAAACTCCAGCACACTACGAGATGCATTTGGATAGCTAGTTCTCTGAGCTACAGTTGAGCTCTTTGACAATCCACTGAACTTTAACTCTCCTGCAGAGGAAGCTCATTCACTAATCATGTGTAtgttaaaaaagggaaaacacaacaacaaaagaaaaaaccctaaactcactttctttttttgtacatCTTAGGTGAATTTTCTCTTACTTACAGACTtcaaaacagtaacatttttatttaaatactgatGTTCTTTCCCAGTAGTACTTGAATTTTTAATTCTTAATAGGTATTTCTCATAATCAAAGACCTGCTCACCTGGGGAAATGAtgtaaaaaaagtttttgaaTTCGTCCATCCAGACTTCTGCAAGCCGCCTGTTATTTTTGTTGATTATCTGCCCTGTACCTCCTGGAAAAGTGTATGGCGTTGCTTTTCTGAACACGTGCCCAACATGTGAACAAGTTACAATTTCCAAAGTGCCACCACACTGCCAAATCTGAAAGAGATAAAACAGTTATTGCATAGGTTCAAGTGCTATCTTTCTTATTTGCCTTTCTTCAAGTTAGATAAACAACATTAGTTAAGGTCTAGCACAAATACATACTGCATGGAAGAGAAAAGTAAGCTTGTTTCCTGCTCAAAAGATAAGGAGGCTCACAAGCCAGAGCTAGGGTAGCATGAGAGTATGTCAGGCCTCATAGCAATGATGTATCAACAAGAGACTACTGCATAGAGCACTGGGAGAGCTGATGGTGAAAGAAGGGGAAAGGCTCACATGAATCACAAGCAAACAAAAGGTGGTAATCTGTCCTCAAAGGCCACTCTTAATAGATACTTCATCTGAAAAAATATGCACTTCCCAAGTAAaagtttctgaaaatattttcattttttttctgaacctcTAAAAATGTCAGATTCAGAAACCTGGACTACTTTAAAAGTATCCACGTATACCTCTGAGCCAGTAAGTAAAGCAAAAGGCAATAATGGTACTTGGTAGAAAATGAAGAAGTGAAAACAGTGCTGGTTAGGTCCACATCCAAATGAAAAACGTGCAATCATTAAGTCGGAAACCCTTCTTTTTGCTATTTTGTAACCGAGCTACTCACATAACAGCCTAAATATACACTGATGACATAATCCTTATTTTATGCTCCTCAACTAGCTTTTCAAATCGAACTCCTTCAGAGAAGtttcagccatttaaaaaatatatatatatatatatatatatatatattttttttttttctattttaggaTGAACATTCCAATCTTTTCGTCTCGAGACTCTGTCAGGTGTTCAAGCACTTTTCTTCACTGACAGATGCAGTCGTTTCATATGTCGGTTGAGGAACATCACATGAAGTGAACTGCTAACTGTGAATGAAGAGGAACCCATCGCAGTCAGTCATTAAACTCCTACTATACAGAACTTAAGCTGTACTGTCATGAGCAGTAAAACACTGAACAGAGAGGAATCTTTACTTACCCTGAAGGAAATTTCTaagttttctccaccccaaataTCCATTCCAGCATCATATGTTCCAATCTCCTGAAAGTAATCTCTGTCTATTGAAAAAAGACCTCCTGCCATTGTAGGTGTcctgaaggagagaagaaaaaaaaatgagtagagTATCAGTTACTATGAAAATTTGtgtcatttaaatatatttcaccCTTACAATGACAAAATGgccttttattttccaaatagagggggaaaaaaaaaaggagacttcTGCCTCCAGTGCTGGTAAGTCACACAGAGAAACCGATTTCTTGcagaatatttacatttctggCAACTATTCTTGAAGAAATTATGGCATGCCATGAAGTGGCCTACACCTGCTTTCACTATTATGCTTTATACAAGAAAATTCCATTATCAGGTTACACACAGAGCTTCTTTACAAATTCCCTATTAGTAggaaatggagggggggggggggaaaaaagagtaaaATTGTATTAGTTTCTCCTAAATTCACCCAAGTCTCCCAAATTTCTATGTTTAGTAACTCAATAAATTACACATTAGGCTGATGACATCATTTTGTACTTCAAGTAAATGATCTGTACTTTTAACATAAGTGGATTTCTATCACCAGTCATTTTCCAGAAACACTTCAGGCTTTTTCTGAATGCAATGTCAAATACAAGCTAGGTCATAACTTGCAACTAaaattttctgtagcttttccctctaaaaaggaaataaaattaaaaagaaaaaacactaaaaaaatttttttgccaTATCCTGAGAAGCccctttgatttcttttattttcgtaatggaaaaaaaaacacgaaACAAAAGAGTAATGGCCATACCCTCACCTTTACAGTAAGAAAATATTGCCCACTTTTCAGAACGGTAAGACCAGCGAATGTAAATTTCTAATTGtaaaaaaagtaagtattacacACAAATTATGTGTTTCTCATCATCTTTGCCATAACATCTACATGACGCACTAGTATAAATTCACCTCCCATCTatgtacctcaaagatgttaagTTTACGCGTGtgcatacacagacacacacacacaaatatgtatcTCTCTGTAGATAGCTGGATATATGCAAGCAACTGGTTGCATCTGttcaaaataccatttatttCCCTAGAATAAAAActaacaatatatatatttataaatataaataataataaataaataaaacataaggTGAGTTTCACTTAAAACTTGTGCAGTCTAAAAACTAGTAACTAACTAGCAATTAgcataaaacttaaaaatattcctAAAGGGACAAACTGATTGCTTCCTTTACTCGTACTGAAATATACCAACAAGTCATccatgtaaaaaaatattttcacactgtTCCTTCAAACAGACCAAAATGACAGTATGACACAGCTCATTAATTACTTATATACAAGATTAACCTAGAGAGGATATGACTACACATCAGCCAAACGTTTCAATCAATTTGTCATTTCTCACTACCTAACAGGAAGGGTTCGATCTCCTTTCCGTCGATCCATCTCTCTCTGAGGAACAGGATACCAACGAAAATTCAACTTCCAGTTGAATCCACCATAGGTCATATCAGAACCTGCCATATATTCAAAGGTGTCATCGCTAATTACATCAATGATGGGACACACTACTGTTCTCCTAGAGAGAGGAAAGCATCAAAACCTATTAGTTAAAGTGTCAGAAAAGAtgtttgtttcagtttatttttaacacagaGTTCATACTCCAAGACTACCACGTTTAACAATACAGTACTCAAAAGATGGCTACTGTGAAATATGTTTAAAGCTCTGTCTTGCTAGTTAGAATTAATTCCCCAAAAGTGTGTTTCTGACCCAATTTTGTcaatactattattattattatttttaagtatttgcatttttattaccaGTATTATCTACAATTGTCTTCCTCCTGCAGATGGAAAACCTGATCAGAGCTTTCTCAATGCCACACAGCAATTGTATGGAATATAGAAGAGGTTTTGGTTTCTAGTTACATGGTCAAAATAATGTCTTGcatgttttgaaatgaaaattcaatCATTTGCTCTGGGGAAGTATTTTGATATGCCATCAGGACTAAGCAGTGATAATTGCTGTTAGAGTGTAACTACTGTATAAAAGTCTACAGAAAGAGGCTTCCTTGTCCCTTGTCCTGACATTATTAAGACATATAGTCAGAAATATAAATTCTGATCATCTTAGAAACACTTCAGTAACAACTGTCCTCGACCAGGCTTCCTCACATGGAAAGCCATGTAAAAGGATTCAAGGGTCGCAACTAAACTCAGAGGACCTATTTAGCACAAATCAGAACAATTTACATATGATAGTCTCAGAAAAATGTGTATCGATGATTGATAACTTGAAAGTTACTATTACATCTTAATTACTACTTGCAGCTTTTTCATCATGCAATGCTACATTCTGTAATGATAAATTTTCAAAGTGACTTATATCAATAACCATAAGACCAAAACTGAGCTCTGTATCCCCATACTTAAAATCAATGGCTGTGTGCAACTGCAGAATTACTACTCAGATGTATGAACATTTTACAAAGCAGACCAGTTTTCTCACTTGTTTTTGCCTCTTAGTACAATTTCCATCACACTATCATGGATACATGCTATATGTTACTCACTGTGATTCCAGGAACCATTCTAACTTTAGAAAACACATCCCAGAAGACACTGCCAGACCACAGAATTCTACTCATTCACAGGTAATCCACAACTACAATACGTTATGGAATAAAGGAATCACAACGAGAACCTAAAACCAGTAAATCTGACTTTTCTCGCCTAGTGTTGGTTTTATGGGAGATCAAcgcttcatttctttcttaagAATGTCTTCCCAAATTCATGCAGGAGTGGTTCAGGCTGTAGACAGAAGAGCTCAAATTCCACTGCGCTCTCAACTCCATCCATGCTGAGATATCCTGGTATTTAACACATTATCATATAGATCCTAATATAAGCTTCAATTTGAACcaagttttactttttaaaagctgtactGAATTAGTATTTTATCATAACACCAATAGAAAGTACGGTACTAACCCAGTCCTTTGAAAGGCAGACAAATACTTGCTTGTAGGTTATATGGTTATATTTAGAACATTTCTTACTAACCTACAAACAGCACAGACCAATAGATGGAAAGTTACCTGTCAGCTTTGATCCTTGCCAGCAGAGGTTCAAGCCAGCCTACTGTACATTCACAATGAGCATCTAAGAAGGTGATGACCTGGCCTTTAGAAGCAGCAGCTCCCTTTAATCGGGCTCTAATCAATCCAGAACGCTGTTCCATTCGAATCACGTGAACAGGGACTTTTAATTTTTTCACATAATTCTCCAGCGGTCTCTTCAAGAAGTCTGCAAGGAATGATCAATCCATAGAAACCATCAATTACgtaaaattgctttttttgatGATGCAACTTGAAATAGGAGACATTTCCTTGCCTCTTTTCTATCCTTTTCCTACTTTCTGACCTACTTTTCTCTACTGCTTATTCTCCACCTCATAATATGCCCTTCcatacatgcacatgcatttCATTTGGTAGAGCAGgaagttcctcctcctccttgttactggaaacagcaaaacaaagagtGTAAAACGCTTATGCGGAAATCGGATGGGACAGACAAATTTTTATTATGGGATAGATACGCCTCTTACTTTCCAAAATCTATGCTCAAACTTCCTCATGCATATGTTTATCTacaagaaaatagagaaaatgagCTGCCTAGCACCCATAATGAATCATTTCCTACAGTACTGTATCTTACAGATAATTTCTTTGCAAGCAAAGTTTAAAACACAACCAATCCaattttcacttctgctttctttagatttttttggCTAAGATCTTTTCTATTAATTCATGGTTTTAATAcctaaaaacaaatataaaggCAGTATCAGCCATACATAAGTGACCATCTGAATCACGAATGAACCAGCTTATTCAAGgaacaaattatttaaaatggcACAGCCTTAACTGACTTCCATTTGCCTAGGGACACAAAATTACTCGTAATACAAGTAGCTACCAAAGTAACAGGTTTCCCATTGCTGAGCACAGTCTTTGTTCATCATGAAAAATTAGCTGATGATGGATGATATCAAAGGAAGAACAAAGAATAGAGGGAGAATGCAACTGACAGGCACAGAAACAAAGCCATCAGCAATAACTTGCAATTTCAAATCCGTAATAATAAAggccaagtaatttttttttaaataaacacagctACAGAATATATTAGTTGATATACCAAAAGCACATGAGAGTTTTACTACAACAGTGCAAGGTCTGCAGGAGGATTCACTGTAAGGCAGTACCTCACGCAAGAGCAAGCATGTTGCTGGAAGGaagtggggtgtgggggggaaatcaCACCATGAACTCTTAGTGGCTGTATTGCAAATCTGAGAGGCAGAGTTGACCCAAAGGTGATTACCATTCCCTACCATTGTTCTGGTTGAACAAGCCCTAATTTccccctcatttttttctttacattgttGGATACTCactaaaacacacagaaattagTTCTGA
This Dromaius novaehollandiae isolate bDroNov1 chromosome 2, bDroNov1.hap1, whole genome shotgun sequence DNA region includes the following protein-coding sequences:
- the GALNT1 gene encoding polypeptide N-acetylgalactosaminyltransferase 1 isoform X3, which codes for MLEEIVLVDDASERDFLKRPLENYVKKLKVPVHVIRMEQRSGLIRARLKGAAASKGQVITFLDAHCECTVGWLEPLLARIKADRRTVVCPIIDVISDDTFEYMAGSDMTYGGFNWKLNFRWYPVPQREMDRRKGDRTLPVRTPTMAGGLFSIDRDYFQEIGTYDAGMDIWGGENLEISFRIWQCGGTLEIVTCSHVGHVFRKATPYTFPGGTGQIINKNNRRLAEVWMDEFKNFFYIISPGVTKVDYGDISSRLGLRRKLQCKPFSWYLENVYPDSQIPRHYFSLGEIRNVETNQCLDNMARKENEKVGIFNCHGMGGNQVFSYTANKEIRTDDLCLDVSKLNGPVTMLKCHHLKGNQLWEYDPVKLTLLHVNSNQCLDKATEEDSQVPSIRDCNGSRSQQWLLRNVTLPEIF